The Oncorhynchus kisutch isolate 150728-3 linkage group LG20, Okis_V2, whole genome shotgun sequence genome has a segment encoding these proteins:
- the erp27 gene encoding endoplasmic reticulum resident protein 27, whose amino-acid sequence MAPLLSLILSLLAASVIAEDSALPSLNDVTAAEAFIEASEVVVIGFFETPSDETFGYKEFVEAAKTVKHIPVALCSDKEAWAKLGIVSDTVSIFRKADNHQDNLQLSETKKVEADGLARFITMNELRYITEYNQVTAVGLFQSEVKGHLLLFINRGSSDYEVLKDRLGALAPEFVGKFLFVLVHGVKSNEKSLGYFGLTSRDLPRVGIYDRDSDMKWLMPEGEISTERVRKFCQSLILGNLKEVKQAGEPVPKTEL is encoded by the exons ATGGCACCGCtgctctctctgattctctccctcCTGGCCGCCTCAGTCATAGCTGAAG acAGCGCCCTCCCATCCCTGAATGATGTCACTGCAGCCGAGGCCTTCATCGAAGCCTCCGAGGTGGTCGTCATCGGGTTCTTTGAG acTCCCTCAGATGAGACTTTTGGCTACAAGGAGTTTGTGGAGGCAGCTAAGACTGTGAAGCATATCCCTGTGGCTCTGTGCAGCGATAAGGAGGCATGGGCCAAACTCGGCATCGTGTCTGACACTGTCTCCATCTTCAGAAAA gcagATAACCACCAAGACAACCTTCAGCTCTCTGAGACCAAGAAAGTGGAGGCGGACGGCCTTGCTCGCTTTATCACCATGAACGAGCTTCGCTACATCACCGAGTACAACCAAGTG acagCAGTGGGTCTGTTCCAGTCTGAGGTGAAGGGGCACCTCCTGCTCTTCATCAACAGGGGGAGTAGTGACTATGAAGTGCTCAAGGACCGACTAGGAGCTCTGGCCCCAGAATTTGTTGGGAAG TTCCTGTTTGTGCTGGTACACGGGGTGAAGTCCAATGAGAAATCTCTGGGCTACTTTGGCCTGACGTCACGTGACCTTCCCCGCGTGGGCATTTACGACCGCGACTCAGATATGAAGTGGCTCATGCCCGAGGGAGAGATCTCCACCGAACGTGTGCGGAAGTTCTGCCAGTCACTCATACTAGGCAATCTCAAG GAGGTGAAGCAGGCAGGAGAACCTGTTCCTAAAACTGAGttgtaa
- the LOC109866002 gene encoding retinal cone rhodopsin-sensitive cGMP 3',5'-cyclic phosphodiesterase subunit gamma-like, translating to MADVATAAEKKAPPKFKQRTTRTFKSKAPKPGQKGFGDDIPGMEGLGTDITVVCPWEAFGDMELSDLAKYGIV from the exons ATGGCAGACGTTGCAACTGCCGCTGAAAAGAAGGCCCCCCCTAAATTCAAGCAGAGGACTACCCGTACCTTCAAGAGCAAGGCCCCCAAGCCTGGCCAGAAGGG ATTCGGTGACGACATCCCCGGCATGGAGGGTCTCGGCACAGACATCACAGTGGTCTGCCCATGGGAAGCTTTCGGCGACATGGAACTCAGTGACCTGGCGAAATATGGAATTGTTTAG